In one Geotoga petraea genomic region, the following are encoded:
- a CDS encoding SoxR reducing system RseC family protein: protein MRELMTVKKMDNKYVYLKTNRASECSTCSISGACSLTGTPDIELKAMREESYIPGEKVLVELPQVPLAKIAMLVYGFPLLVFLALAILSYGIGLNDLFSFSIAIGGMAVSYFILSILDKKKFKDMYLPKIIKKVKNEIKIND, encoded by the coding sequence ATGAGAGAATTAATGACTGTAAAAAAAATGGATAATAAATATGTATATTTAAAAACTAATAGAGCTTCAGAATGTTCAACTTGTTCTATTAGCGGAGCTTGTAGTTTAACAGGTACTCCCGATATTGAGTTAAAAGCTATGAGAGAAGAGTCATACATACCAGGTGAAAAAGTATTAGTTGAACTACCACAAGTCCCATTGGCAAAGATAGCTATGTTGGTTTATGGTTTTCCATTATTAGTTTTCTTAGCTTTGGCTATTTTAAGTTATGGAATTGGATTAAACGATCTTTTTTCTTTTTCTATCGCTATAGGTGGTATGGCTGTTAGTTATTTTATACTATCTATTTTAGACAAAAAGAAGTTTAAAGATATGTACTTGCCTAAAATAATTAAAAAAGTAAAAAACGAAATAAAAATAAACGATTAG
- a CDS encoding Glu/Leu/Phe/Val family dehydrogenase, with product MSLYENAVRQFNKAADIMNLEKDLKDVLTKPKRELTVNFPVRMDDGTVRVFTGYRVQHNVARGPAKGGIRFHSEVTLDEVKALAFWMTWKAAVVDIPYGGGKGGITVNPKELSDGELERMSRRFFSEIQIIIGEEKDIPAPDVNTNGQIMAWFMDTYSMNVGRTELGIVTGKPLEIGGSEGRTEATGRGVRICIEEGINYMRKLGKITKENKDLTVAVHGFGNVGTYASILTAEEVGMKVVAVSDSSGGLYNAEGFSPAELKELSEKTLSRKSSLHDVNDGKYKTITNDEIISLDVDIFSPCAIENTITMDNVDSVKAKLIVEGANGPLTPEADEKLTEKGVFIVPDFLANAGGVTVSYFEWVQGLQWNFWELEDVREALHRKMTKAFYDVIETMEEYKTDMRTAAYINAVRRVATATKLRGIYP from the coding sequence ATGAGCTTATATGAAAATGCAGTAAGGCAGTTTAACAAGGCTGCTGATATTATGAACTTAGAAAAAGATCTAAAAGACGTTTTAACAAAACCAAAAAGAGAACTAACTGTTAATTTCCCAGTTAGAATGGATGACGGTACAGTAAGAGTATTTACCGGGTATAGAGTTCAACATAATGTTGCAAGAGGTCCCGCTAAAGGTGGGATAAGATTTCATTCAGAAGTTACTCTTGATGAAGTAAAAGCATTAGCATTTTGGATGACATGGAAAGCGGCAGTTGTTGATATTCCATATGGTGGAGGAAAAGGTGGAATAACAGTTAATCCTAAAGAACTATCAGATGGTGAATTAGAAAGAATGTCAAGAAGATTCTTCTCAGAAATTCAAATAATAATAGGAGAAGAGAAAGATATTCCTGCTCCAGATGTCAATACAAATGGTCAAATAATGGCTTGGTTTATGGATACTTATTCAATGAATGTTGGAAGAACCGAATTAGGTATAGTTACTGGTAAACCTTTAGAAATTGGTGGATCAGAAGGAAGAACTGAAGCCACAGGAAGAGGAGTTAGAATTTGTATTGAAGAAGGAATAAATTACATGAGAAAACTTGGGAAAATTACTAAAGAAAATAAAGATTTAACAGTTGCTGTCCACGGTTTTGGTAACGTAGGAACCTATGCATCTATTTTAACAGCAGAAGAAGTTGGAATGAAAGTTGTAGCTGTTTCTGATTCATCTGGTGGGCTTTATAATGCAGAAGGTTTTTCACCAGCTGAATTAAAAGAATTAAGTGAAAAGACATTATCAAGAAAATCCAGCTTACATGATGTTAACGATGGTAAATACAAAACAATAACAAATGATGAAATAATTTCTTTAGATGTAGATATTTTCTCTCCTTGTGCTATAGAAAACACTATTACTATGGATAATGTTGATAGTGTAAAAGCAAAATTAATTGTAGAAGGTGCTAATGGACCATTAACACCAGAAGCTGATGAAAAATTAACAGAAAAAGGAGTATTTATTGTTCCGGACTTTTTAGCAAATGCCGGTGGAGTTACAGTATCTTATTTTGAATGGGTACAAGGCTTGCAATGGAACTTCTGGGAGTTAGAAGACGTAAGAGAAGCTTTACATAGAAAAATGACAAAAGCCTTCTATGATGTTATTGAAACAATGGAAGAATACAAAACAGATATGAGAACTGCTGCTTATATTAATGCTGTTAGAAGAGTAGCAACGGCAACAAAATTAAGAGGAATCTATCCTTGA
- the purB gene encoding adenylosuccinate lyase, translating to MIERYSLSPVRDIWTLEKQYERWLKIEIAVVEAFEEKGIAPEGTAKKIREKAKINVERILEIEEEVDHDVIAFIKGVTENMGDEARYFHMGLTSSDVVDTAWAIGMKEATKMILEELKSFIKSLENISLKHKKTLTVGRSHGVHAEPTSFGLKMLTFLAEMKRNYTRLKRAYEGIKVGKLSGAVGNYANISPEIEKLALNKLGLRPTEISTQIVPRDIHAELFSVFALIGSGLDRLATEIRHLQKTEVLELQEPFKKGQRGSSAMPHKKNPIICERLSGMARLLRSYTIPAYENIVLWHERDISHSSVERVNIPDATMIMFYMLEKSIYLIDNLVVDKERMLETFKRSYNLVYSQRVLLGLIGKGLSREDSYKIVQENALKAWEEKKDFKLFINSDKRITDHMSEKEIDELFSNEYFLKNVDEVYKRFF from the coding sequence ATGATAGAAAGATATTCTTTATCTCCAGTGAGGGATATTTGGACTTTGGAAAAACAGTATGAAAGATGGTTGAAAATTGAGATTGCAGTTGTAGAAGCTTTTGAAGAAAAAGGAATTGCCCCTGAAGGTACCGCTAAAAAAATTAGGGAAAAAGCAAAAATAAATGTTGAAAGAATTTTAGAAATTGAAGAGGAAGTTGATCATGATGTGATTGCTTTTATTAAAGGAGTTACAGAAAATATGGGAGATGAAGCGAGATACTTTCATATGGGGTTAACTTCATCAGACGTTGTAGATACTGCGTGGGCAATAGGTATGAAAGAAGCAACAAAAATGATTTTAGAAGAGTTAAAATCATTTATAAAGTCTTTAGAAAATATTAGCTTGAAACACAAAAAAACTTTAACAGTTGGAAGAAGTCACGGAGTTCATGCAGAGCCAACATCTTTTGGATTAAAAATGTTGACATTTTTGGCTGAAATGAAAAGAAATTATACAAGGTTAAAAAGAGCGTATGAAGGAATAAAAGTAGGTAAATTAAGTGGAGCTGTTGGTAACTATGCCAATATCTCACCAGAGATAGAGAAATTAGCCTTAAATAAACTTGGACTAAGACCAACTGAAATATCTACACAGATTGTTCCAAGAGATATTCATGCTGAATTATTTTCTGTTTTTGCATTAATAGGATCTGGGTTAGATAGACTGGCAACAGAGATAAGGCACCTTCAAAAAACAGAAGTTCTTGAATTACAAGAACCTTTTAAAAAGGGACAAAGAGGGTCATCTGCAATGCCACATAAAAAAAATCCAATAATTTGTGAACGGTTATCAGGAATGGCTAGATTATTAAGATCATACACAATACCGGCTTATGAAAATATTGTATTGTGGCATGAGAGGGACATATCCCACTCATCAGTAGAAAGAGTAAACATTCCAGATGCAACTATGATTATGTTCTATATGTTAGAAAAATCAATATATTTAATAGATAATTTGGTCGTTGACAAAGAAAGAATGCTTGAAACATTTAAAAGAAGTTATAATTTAGTGTATTCTCAAAGAGTTTTATTAGGATTAATTGGGAAAGGCCTTTCAAGAGAAGATTCATATAAAATAGTGCAAGAAAATGCTTTAAAAGCTTGGGAGGAGAAAAAAGATTTCAAATTATTTATTAATTCAGATAAAAGAATAACTGATCATATGTCAGAAAAAGAAATAGACGAACTATTTTCAAACGAGTATTTTTTAAAAAATGTAGATGAAGTGTATAAAAGATTTTTCTGA